Part of the Lentisphaera araneosa HTCC2155 genome, GCTACGACTAGTCCCAAAAACATGATTCCCACATAGACAAATGAGAAATATTTCCATAATTCTTTCTTAAACTGGAGTTGATAAATAGTCATTTTTTATTGATTCACTAACGTCCTAGATCACCTGTGCTCGAGGTACGAGAGTATCAGGTGCATCTAATGGTTAGGTATTTCCAACAGTCGATCATTTTGTTGTTAGTGTCTATAATAGGCGAAATTCTGTCCTGAGACTTGATGGCTATTTCACTGTTCGTTGGATCAACGGCAATGACTCCTTTAAGGCCTGTAGAGTTTATTTTAGCTGAAAACCTGCATTTGAGGGTGAAACTACCGAGATAAAAGTAAATGGCTCGTCGCCATTATTAACCGCTCCATGAATTTCGCCTTTGTAGGCAATAACGAAATCACCTTTTTGAATACTTGTCCTTTTATCTGTGTCGTCAGAAATATATTCGGCACTTCCGGCCAGTACATACCATGTATCCTGACCTTCGGGGTGTATGTGAGGTTTAATTACCTGGCCGGGTTTGACAGTCCACATTATTATAGTTGAGTCATCACTGCTGGTCACAACTGATCTTAGTGGTTCTTCATTTGAAGGAACAATAAAGTCACTACTTGTAAAAATTCTATTATTCAATTTTCCGAGTCCTTAAAGTTAGATTTTATTAATGTAATTAGGAGAAATTTAAGCATATCTTAAATAGATATTATTTTTGATATATGACCTAACGTCCAGGATGATTTGTACTTTCTATCTAAATTGTGACTCACAACGAAAGTATCAGATCGATCCGTTGGTTCTGTATTTTCTATTTTTTATTTCCGATAAAACTACATTCTATTTGCTGATTCCGCATATACTTGGAATCGTATTTGATGCATAGTTTGCGTTTACTTCTGGTGAATTGCTGAGTTCGCATTTACTCAGCTTAATTCTGTGATTCCAAGAATAGAGTGAGTTGCTTTTTAAGATTCGCTTTGCTCTAAAATTATTTTTTCATTATTCCTACAGAACATTATAATTGGTAGAGGACTCGTGAAAATCCGGGTTTTTGAGAGATTTGGGGAGTTTTGCTAGAAAAGGGTTCTTTTTTCATAACTATGCGAGTGCTTGCATAATTATGGTTTTGGGGCAAGGCAGGCTCCGCATGAAAAGTGTAGGACACTTATCTGAAAAAAGGCAGTATTTGTATATGATAATTGACCTCCAGTCCCATATCTCGATGTTATTTAAAATAATATGATGTGCTTTTTTTTACAATATTATTTGGGCTGAATTAGGCCTAAAATATGATAAAATAATACATTTTTTATAATTATACGAAATTTGTATAATTATGAAAAATAATTATGAGAAGCCAGTTGTGAAATTAGTTTTTTTTTAGAGAATTAGTCAAAAAGGTTGATATGTAGAGATCGAAATAATAAATTATGCTTGGAATTTGAGCTTAGGAAAGGTTTAAGAACATAATTAGTTAAGTACTCACATAATTATGTAATGGCATGTTATTTCGGAGGTTTTACATGAAGCAATATCGACGATTTCTTCAGAGTCAATATATAGCAGAGAAAGAGTTAGATCACTATTTGTCTTGGGTGGCACACTATGCTAAATACTGTGAAGATAGGGGATTAGATTACTGGGATGATTCGAGTCTAATAGCTTATAAAAGAGATTTGGCACTGCGGCGTTCAGACTGGCAAGTCATTCAGGCCGAGGATGCGGTAAAGAAATATTGTTACTGGAGACGAGGGCAATCAGAAGAGAGGCGAGAAGCATGGATATTAAAACTGAGAGGTCATCTACGACAAGGGAAACGTTCTACACGGACTGAAGACTGTTATGTTAATTGGGTAAGGCGCTTTCTGATATACAATGGGAAAGAACAGTCTTGGATTATTGAGGATATTCGAATTTACATTACTTTCATAGTATCTGAGCAAGGTGTATCTGTGTCGACGCAAAATCAGGCAATAGCAGCCTTAAGTTATTTCTATAAATATATATTAGAAAAGGATCCGGGTGAATTGCCGAGAATCTTAAAGGCAAAATCAAAACATAAGTTACCCGCAATCTTTAGTCATGCGGAGCTTAAAGTAATCTTTGAACAATTGACAGGAACAGAATTATTAGTTGCCAAGTTGATGTATGGGGCTGGTTTGCGTAGTGGAGAATGTTATAAGTTGCGGATGCAAGATCTGGATTTCAAGAAGAAGGTTTTGTTGATCCGAGATAGATTGGGTGTTGTGAAGCGTGAAACTCTTTTTCCTGAAAGTTTATTTAAAGAACTGAAGGTTCACATTAAGTCAGTGAAGATGGTATATAGCGCAGATCAAACAATAGAGAATGCTGAGGTGAGGCTTCCTGATGAATATGAGGCAGTGGAAGATGAGGCTAAACAATGGAAATGGTTTTGGTTGTTTCCCTCAGCGGTACTGAAAATTGGATCCGATAAACAATCGTTAAAACGGGAGCATTATCACCCATGGCATTTACAGCGTAAATTCAAAGAAATACTCAAGTCTACACAGATAGAAAATCAAGTTAATTTAGATTCTCTACGCCATAGCTTTGCGGTACACATGTTAGAGGCTGGCTACGATATTCGTACAGTGCAGACTTTACTGGGTCATCAGGATGTAAAAACTACGATGATTTATAGCAAGTTGGCAAAGGTCGGGAAAGTACATCCTAAAAGTCCTTTAGATGAGGTTTTAAGAAAGTAAATAAAGTAATATAAACTGTGGAGGTTTGGTATGGCTAAGATGATAGATTTTATGGAGTATATAAGCTCACTTAAAGTGGATGAAAAAGAAAGGAAGTATTATCCCCGTTGGATAGAAAGGTTCAGTCAGTTCTGTAAAGTTCGTGGGCTAGATCCCTGGGAGCCAGGTGCTTTGAATAGCTTCATAGATAATTTGAGTTGTAGTGAAGAACCGTGGAAAGTGATGCAGGCGGGGAAGGCGATACGGCATTATGTATATTGGAGAAGGCAAACAGATACAAGTGTGCCCAAAGCAATGAGTTTATCATCAGCTAAGTCGGTGAGTGAAAGTCGTGAGTTATTGCTTCAGAAGATGGTGGAGGTGATGCGAGTCCAGCGCAAGTCTTATCGTACGGAGCAGTCGTACTTATCCTGGGTGGAGCGTTATTTGGATTTTCATAAAGAAGGAGAGTTTGATGCTCAAGAGGTCTCCAGTTTTATAAGTCATTTGGCCGTACAGAAGTGCGTAGCAGCATCGACTCAAAATCAGGCCTTCAATGCTTTAGTATTCTTTTTTCGCTATGTATTAGAAATTGAGCTAGGTGACCTGTCTCAGTCGGTACGTGCTGTACGTAAGGAGAAGTTACCTTTAGTCTATACTCGTGACGAAGTGAAAGCGATCATGGCTAATATGGAGGGAGTGCCTTTGCTTATGGCAAGGTTGATCTATGGAGGGGGATTACGTCATAGCGAAGCTTATAGACTGCGTATTAAGGATCTTGATCGAGGGCGTATGTGCTTGACGATTCGTGGTGCGAAGGGTGATAAGGATCGTGAGGTTCCGCTAGGCAAGAGTTTGTTGCCAGCAATAGATGAGCAGTTGGAGCGTATTCGTAAGTTGTATGATGAGGATAGGACTAATGATGTGGCGGGCTGTTACTTACCTCATACCTTGGAGAACAAGTCTCCTAATGTGGGTAAGGAATGGGGCTGGTTTTGGTTGTTTCCTGCAGATAATTTATCTCTTGATCCACGAGCGAATAAAATACGAAGACACCATGTGTCGAGTAATTACTTAAATGGTCCATACAAGAAAGCTTTACGAAAAGCTGGTATTGTGAAGGCTGGTACGGTTCATACTTTGAGGCATAGTTTTGCTACACATATTCTTGAGGATGGTTATGATATACGTGTGCTGCAAGAGTTACTTGGCCATAGTGATGTCAGTACAACACAGATTTATACACATGTTATGGGTGTTCATAAGCTCAATGTAACGAGTCCGATTGATAAGCTATGAAATATTTTAATTGATCTATGAAATCAGCGGCGTATTTGAGTGTGAATCAAGTTTTTTTAAGTATAGTTTTTAACAAACTTTAATCTTCATTTTGAGGCATCGGGATCAGTATGGTTTAGGAGATCGAATCAAGGGTTCATTGTTTGGGTTGATACTCAGAGATGCGCTTGGTGTACCAGTAGAGTTTATGGAACGAGACGACCTTAAACAAAGACCAGTCGTTTCCATGAGGGGCTTTGGCTCACATAATAAAGTCCCAGGAACGTGGTCGGATGACTCTTCGATGGTTCTTTGTAAGCTTCATTCAATATTAGAGCAGGCTTGTCTTCGTGAACTCCATGAAGAAACTTCTTTAGATTTGAGACATCGAACTAAAGAACTTAAACATTTGATTGACTTAGAAGGTATGGGCCGCGATCCGAGAGATAATGACTTGCGCTGGAGTCGTACTTCTGTTTTTATGTACGAGCTAAGAGAAGATGAGCATGGCTTAATGGTGAGTGGAGGCGATGATGCATTTCATGCTTTCTGGTTTTGTATAAATGACTTGCCGTGGAACTTAGCCTTTGATCACTCGGACATATTAGCAAAAGCTTTCCCAAAAATAGCTCCGCTCCCAAAGTGATGGTGTGAAACTTATAAAAAATGACGATTAATTCAGGGTCGCAAAAAGGGGACCACGAAAATCTTAAAAATGGGGGCCATTAAGGGTTTTTCGGGGTTTGTTTTTGTGCTTCTTGAGTAGACTTCCAAGCAGAATGTTGTGAGTTCGAGTCTCATCACTCGCTCTTGATAATAAAGGACGTATGGATTTATCCATGAGTCCTTTTTTTATGCTTGACCAAAACCCCCAAAACCTTGACCAAAACCCAATTTTGACCACTCTGCCCAAAAGCATCCAGAGCACAAAAAAGCCACAGCATTAACTGTGGCTCAAAAGGGTACTTACTTTGATTCTATGGGGTAAGAATTAAGGGTATTGTGA contains:
- a CDS encoding cupin domain-containing protein, translating into MNNRIFTSSDFIVPSNEEPLRSVVTSSDDSTIIMWTVKPGQVIKPHIHPEGQDTWYVLAGSAEYISDDTDKRTSIQKGDFVIAYKGEIHGAVNNGDEPFTFISVVSPSNAGFQLK
- a CDS encoding integron integrase, yielding MKQYRRFLQSQYIAEKELDHYLSWVAHYAKYCEDRGLDYWDDSSLIAYKRDLALRRSDWQVIQAEDAVKKYCYWRRGQSEERREAWILKLRGHLRQGKRSTRTEDCYVNWVRRFLIYNGKEQSWIIEDIRIYITFIVSEQGVSVSTQNQAIAALSYFYKYILEKDPGELPRILKAKSKHKLPAIFSHAELKVIFEQLTGTELLVAKLMYGAGLRSGECYKLRMQDLDFKKKVLLIRDRLGVVKRETLFPESLFKELKVHIKSVKMVYSADQTIENAEVRLPDEYEAVEDEAKQWKWFWLFPSAVLKIGSDKQSLKREHYHPWHLQRKFKEILKSTQIENQVNLDSLRHSFAVHMLEAGYDIRTVQTLLGHQDVKTTMIYSKLAKVGKVHPKSPLDEVLRK
- a CDS encoding integron integrase, whose translation is MAKMIDFMEYISSLKVDEKERKYYPRWIERFSQFCKVRGLDPWEPGALNSFIDNLSCSEEPWKVMQAGKAIRHYVYWRRQTDTSVPKAMSLSSAKSVSESRELLLQKMVEVMRVQRKSYRTEQSYLSWVERYLDFHKEGEFDAQEVSSFISHLAVQKCVAASTQNQAFNALVFFFRYVLEIELGDLSQSVRAVRKEKLPLVYTRDEVKAIMANMEGVPLLMARLIYGGGLRHSEAYRLRIKDLDRGRMCLTIRGAKGDKDREVPLGKSLLPAIDEQLERIRKLYDEDRTNDVAGCYLPHTLENKSPNVGKEWGWFWLFPADNLSLDPRANKIRRHHVSSNYLNGPYKKALRKAGIVKAGTVHTLRHSFATHILEDGYDIRVLQELLGHSDVSTTQIYTHVMGVHKLNVTSPIDKL
- a CDS encoding ADP-ribosylglycohydrolase family protein, which gives rise to MFGLILRDALGVPVEFMERDDLKQRPVVSMRGFGSHNKVPGTWSDDSSMVLCKLHSILEQACLRELHEETSLDLRHRTKELKHLIDLEGMGRDPRDNDLRWSRTSVFMYELREDEHGLMVSGGDDAFHAFWFCINDLPWNLAFDHSDILAKAFPKIAPLPK